A part of Populus alba chromosome 8, ASM523922v2, whole genome shotgun sequence genomic DNA contains:
- the LOC118060263 gene encoding LRR receptor-like serine/threonine-protein kinase EFR codes for MIMSKMEIPGLSSNKPYSLFLLIIQFSIASCLLVGNETDRLSLLAFKTQISDPLGKLSSWNESLHLCEWSGVICGRKHRRVVELDLHSSQLAGSLSPHIGNLSFLRILNLEINSFSYLIPQELGRLFRIQELSLGNNTFSGEIPVNISRCTNLLSIELASNNLTGKLPAEFGSLSKLQVLNFQHNHLFGEIPPSYGNLSELQIIRGVRNNLQGGIPDSIGQLKRLADFTFGVNSLSGTIPSSIYNLSSLVRFGVPVNQLHGSLPSELGLLLPNLETFLIHSNQFGGLIPTTLSNASKISSLQLHNNSFTGKVPSLAGLHNLRNLLLHFNNLGNNKDDDLGFLNPLANTTSLEVLAINDNQFGGVLPEIVSNFSTKLRILLVGGNNLRGSIPTEIGNLFGLEILGFELNQLSGIIPSSIGKLQRLGVFNMNGNKISGDIPSSLGNITSLLEVYFFANNLQGRIPSSLGNCQNLLILRLDQNNLSGSIPKEVVGISSLSLYLDLAENQLTGPLPSEVGKLVHLGGLNVYKNRLSGEIPGILSSCVSLEYLNLGANFFQGSIPESLSSLRALQILNLSHNNLSGKIPKFLAEFKLLTSLDLSFNNLEGEVPVQGVFARASGFSLLGNKKLCGGMPQLNLSGCTSKKSRKLKSSTKMKLIIAIPCGFVGIILVVSSMLFFFLKEKKSRPASGSPWESTFQRVAYEDLLQATNGFSPANLIGAGSFGSVYKGILRSDGAAVAVKVFNLLREGASKSFMAECAALINIRHRNLVKVLTACSGIDFQGNDFKALVYEFMVKGSLEEWLHPVQISDEAHERRDLSLLQRLNIAIDVASALDYLHNHCQIAVVHCDLKPSNVLLDGDMTAHVGDFGLARLLPQASHQLGLDQTSSIGLKGTIGYAAPEYGLGSEVSPYGDVYSYGILLLEVFTGRRPTDGLFKDGLNLHNFAKTALPISVAEVLDPVLVAEAEETSGDASRRMSHIGNHMECLAAIVNVGVACSAEFPRERMEISSVAVELRRIRHILLGPQTHGDR; via the exons TGTTTACTTGTAGGAAATGAGACAGATAGACTCTCCCTGTTAGCCTTCAAGACTCAAATTAGTGATCCCCTTGGAAAATTGAGCTCGTGGAATGAATCCTTACACTTGTGTGAATGGTCAGGAGTTATCTGTGGAAGGAAGCATCGGAGGGTCGTAGAGCTTGACCTGCACTCTTCCCAGCTGGCAGGCAGCCTCTCTCCCCACATCGGCAACTTGAGTTTTCTCAGGATACTTAACCTGGAAATAAACAGCTTCAGCTATCTTATTCCACAGGAGCTAGGGCGTTTGTTTCGGATCCAGGAGTTGAGCCTCGGGAACAACACATTCAGTGGTGAAATCCCTGTCAACATCTCGCGCTGCACAAATCTCTTGAGCATTGAATTGGCGAGCAACAATCTCACAGGAAAGCTTCCAGCGGAATTTGGGTCACTGTCAAAGCTACAGGTACTTAATTTCCAACATAACCATCTGTTTGGTGAGATTCCACCTTCATATGGAAATCTCTCTGAACTTCAGATAATTCGTGGAGTGCGGAATAATTTGCAAGGAGGCATTCCCGACAGTATTGGGCAGCTAAAAAGACTAGCAGACTTTACATTTGGTGTTAATAGTTTGAGTGGTACGATCCCTTCCTCCATATACAATCTGTCATCCCTTGTTCGTTTCGGTGTACCAGTTAACCAACTTCATGGGAGTCTTCCTTCTGAGTTAGGCCTACTTCTTCCAAACCTTGAAACCTTTTTGATTCACAGCAACCAATTTGGAGGACTAATTCCAACTACCCTATCCAATGCCTCAAAAATTTCTAGTCTTCAACTTCATAACAACAGCTTCACTGGAAAAGTGCCTTCTTTAGCTGGCCTGCATAATCTACGGAACCTGTTACTTCATTTCAATAACCTTGGAAATAACAAGGATGACGACCTGGGTTTTCTCAATCCCCTTGCAAACACTACCAGTTTGGAAGTTTTGGCGATAAATGATAACCAGTTTGGAGGGGTGCTGCCTGAAATAGTAAGCAACTTCTCAACAAAGCTCAGAATATTGTTAGTCGGAGGAAATAACCTACGTGGAAGCATTCCAACTGAGATTGGTAACCTCTTCGGCCTGGAAATTTTGGGCTTCGAGTTGAATCAATTGAGTGGCATTATACCAAGTTCTATTGGAAAATTACAGCGTTTGGGAGTTTTTAATATGAATGGAAATAAAATATCAGGAGACATCCCATCTTCTCTGGGCAATATCACTTCCTTGCTAGAAGTTTATTTCTTTGCAAATAACTTACAAGGTAGAATCCCGTCAAGTCTTGGAAATTGCCAAAATTTGTTGATATTGCGTCTCGATCAAAACAATTTGAGTGGTTCTATACCAAAAGAAGTAGTTGGAATTTCATCATTGTCCCTGTATTTAGACTTGGCTGAAAATCAGTTGACAGGTCCCCTTCCCTCGGAAGTGGGTAAGCTGGTACATCTTGGAGGTTTGAACGTTTACAAAAACAGGTTATCTGGTGAAATTCCCGGAATTCTTAGCAGTTGTGTGAGTTTGGAGTATTTGAATTTGGGGGCCAACTTTTTCCAGGGCTCCATTCCTGAGTCTTTGAGTTCCTTGAGGGCCCTTCAAATTCTCAATCTCTCCCACAACAACTTGAGTGGAAAGATTCCCAAGTTTTTGGCAGAATTTAAGTTGCTGACAAGTTTGGATCTTTCATTTAATAACCTTGAAGGTGAGGTGCCTGTCCAAGGAGTCTTTGCTAGGGCGAGTGGATTTTCACTGTTGGGAAATAAAAAACTTTGTGGAGGAATGCCTCAGCTGAATCTGTCCGGATGCACATCCAAGAAGTCAAGAAAGCTGAAATCTTCTACCAAGATGAAATTGATAATTGCAATTCCTTGTGGCTTTGTTGGAATTATCTTGGTCGTCTCTtcaatgcttttctttttcttgaaagagaagaaaagtagGCCAGCTTCAGGCTCCCCATGGGAGAGCACATTTCAGCGAGTAGCCTACGAAGACCTGCTTCAAGCAACCAATGGGTTCTCCCCTGCTAATTTAATTGGTGCGGGTAGTTTTGGATCTGTGTATAAGGGAATCCTCAGATCAGATGGAGCAGCTGTTGCAGTGAAAGTATTCAACCTGCTACGTGAAGGAGCATCCAAGAGTTTCATGGCGGAATGCGCAGCCTTGATAAACATCAGGCACCGAAATCTTGTAAAAGTTTTAACAGCGTGTTCTGGCATTGATTTTCAAGGTAATGACTTTAAAGCTCTAGTGTACGAGTTCATGGTGAAAGGGAGTCTAGAAGAGTGGTTGCATCCTGTTCAAATATCTGACGAGGCACACGAGAGAAGAGATTTGAGTCTCCTTCAGCGGCTGAACATCGCGATTGACGTGGCTAGTGCACTCGATTATTTACACAACCATTGCCAGATTGCCGTTGTTCATTGCGATCTGAAGCCAAGCAATGTCCTTCTTGATGGTGACATGACTGCTCATGTTGGCGACTTTGGATTAGCAAGGCTCCTCCCACAAGCTTCCCATCAGCTCGGTTTGGATCAGACAAGCTCCATTGGTTTAAAAGGCACCATTGGCTACGCAGCCCCGG AGTATGGCCTTGGAAGCGAGGTGTCGCCTTATGGGGACGTGTACAGCTATGGCATCCTGTTATTGGAGGTGTTTACCGGAAGGAGACCTACGGATGGCTTGTTTAAAGACGGGCTGAACCTTCATAACTTTGCTAAAACGGCTTTGCCAATCTCTGTGGCCGAAGTGTTGGACCCAGTACTTGTAGCAGAAGCTGAGGAAACGAGCGGCGATGCCTCTCGTAGGATGAGCCATATTGGAAATCATATGGAGTGTCTTGCTGCTATTGTCAATGTTGGAGTGGCTTGTTCTGCAGAATTCCCAAGAGAACGCATGGAAATTAGCAGTGTTGCAGTTGAACTGCGTCGAATCAGGCACATTCTTCTGGGACCTCAGACTCATGGGGACCGCTAA
- the LOC118060266 gene encoding LRR receptor-like serine/threonine-protein kinase EFR, with product MSSCILWLLFLQIIQLSISFSLPTGGNETDRLSLLALKSQITNDPDGTLSSWNESLHFCEWSGVICGKRHRRVVEIDLHSAQLVGSLSPHMGNLSFLRILKLENNRFSHNIPQELGRLFRLRILSLENNTFDGKIPVNISHCSSLLILSLSGNNLTGKLPIELGSLSKLQVFFFQFNYLVGEIPSSFGNLSAIIQIFGASNNLQGGIPNSIGQLKSLKSFSFGGNNLTGMIPPSIYNLSSLMRFAVPVNQLRGNLPPDLGLTLPNLEILLMSFNRFSGSIPPTFSNASTITVIELSNNNLTGRVPDLASLSKLRWLIVDVNYLGNGNDDDLSFLPPLANKTSLEELSINDNNFGGLLPKIISNFSENLKRMSFGRNQIRGSIPSGIGNLNGLDTLGLEMNQLTGVIPNSIGKLQNLGVLALSGNKISGNIPSSMGNITSLLEVYLFANNLQGRIPSSLGNCKNLLILRLDQNNLSGSIPKEVISIPSSSIILVLSENQLTGSLPLEVGNLVNLGRFNLSHNRLSGEIPGTLGSCVSLEFLYMEGNLFQGPIPESLSSLRALQILNLSHNNLSGKIPKFLAEFKLLTSLDLSFNNLEGEVPVQGVFARASGFSLLGNKKLCGGMPQLNLSGCTSKKSRKLKSSTKMKLIIAIPCGFVGIILVVSSMLFFFLKEKKSRPASGSPWESTIQRVAYEDLLQATNGFSPANLIGAGSFGSVYKGILRSDGAAVAVKVFNLLREGASKSFMAECAALINIRHRNLVKVLTACSGIDFQGNDFKALVYEFMVNGSLEEWLHPDEAHERRDLSLLQRLNIAIDVASALDYLHNHCQIAVVHCDLKPSNVLLDGDMTARVGDFGLARLLPQASHQLGLDQTSSIGLKGTIGYAAPEYGLGSEVSPYGDVYSYGILLLEVFTGRRPTDGLFKDGLNLHNFAKTALPISVAEVLDPVLVAEAEETSGDASRRMSHTGNHMECLAAIVKFGVACSAEFPRERMEISSVAVELRRIRHLLLGPQTHG from the exons ATGAGTTCATGCATATTGTGGCTGCTTTTTTTGCAAATAATACAACTCTCCATTTCTTTCTCATTACCTACGGGAGGAAATGAGACAGATAGACTGTCCCTGCTTGCTCTCAAGAGTCAAATTACAAACGATCCCGATGGTACGCTGAGCTCCTGGAATGAATCCTTGCACTTCTGCGAGTGGTCAGGAGTTATATGTGGAAAGAGGCATCGGAGAGTCGTAGAGATTGACCTCCACTCTGCCCAACTGGTCGGCAGCCTATCCCCACACATGGGCAACTTGAGTTTTCTCAGGATACTGAAACTGGAAAACAACAGGTTCAGCCATAACATCCCACAGGAACTGGGTCGTTTGTTTCGCCTACGGATTCTGAGCCTTGAGAACAATACATTCGATGGCAAAATCCCAGTCAACATTTCGCATTGCTCGAGCCTCTTGATCCTCTCTTTGTCGGGCAATAATCTTACTGGCAAACTTCCTATAGAGCTTGGATCGTTATCAAAGCtgcaggtatttttttttcaatttaactatCTGGTTGGCGAGATACCATCTTCTTTTGGAAATTTATCAGCTATTATACAAATTTTTGGGGCGTCGAATAATTTGCAAGGAGGAATCCCCAATAGCATTGGCCAATTGAAAAGTTTAAAATCGTTCTCTTTTGGTGGAAATAATTTGACTGGTATGATCCCTCCCTCTATATACAATCTTTCTTCTCTCATGCGATTTGCGGTGCCAGTGAACCAACTCCGTGGGAATCTTCCTCCTGACTTAGGCCTAACTCTTCCAAACCTTGAAATTCTTCTAATGTCTTTCAACCGTTTCAGTGGGTCAATTCCACCAACGTTCTCCAATGCCTCGACTATAACTGTTATTGAACTCTCAAACAACAATCTCACTGGGAGAGTTCCCGATTTAGCAAGCCTGAGTAAGCTGCGATGGCTGATAGTTGATGTAAATTATCTTGGAAATGGTAATGATGATGACCTAAGTTTTCTCCCTCCCCTGGCAAACAAGACAAGTTTGGAAGAATTGTCCATAAATGATAACAATTTTGGAGGGTTGCTGCCTAAAATAATTAGCAACTTCTCAGAAAACCTGAAGAGAATGTCATTCGGAAGAAACCAAATACGTGGAAGTATTCCAAGTGGTATAGGAAATCTCAATGGCCTGGATACTTTGGGTTTGGAGATGAATCAATTGACTGGTGTTATTCCAAATTCTATTGGTAAATTACAAAACTTGGGTGTACTGGCTCTTAGTGGAAACAAAATCTCAGGGAACATTCCATCTTCTATGGGCAATATCACTTCCTTGCTCgaagtttatttatttgcaaataACTTACAAGGTAGAATCCCATCAAGTCTTGGAAATTGCAAAAATTTGCTGATATTGCGTcttgatcaaaacaatttgagTGGATCCATACCAAAAGAAGTAATTAGTATTCCATCCTCATCAATAATTTTAGTTCTATCTGAAAACCAGTTGACAGGTTCCCTTCCCCTGGAAGTGGGTAACTTAGTGAATCTTGGACGTTTCAATCTTTCTCATAACAGGTTATCTGGTGAGATCCCCGGAACACTTGGAAGCTGTGTGAGTTTGGAGTTTTTGTATATGGAGGGGAATCTTTTCCAAGGGCCGATTCCTGAGTCTTTGAGTTCCTTGAGGGCCCTTCAAATTCTCAATCTCTCCCACAACAACTTGAGTGGAAAGATTCCCAAGTTTTTGGCAGAATTTAAGTTGCTGACAAGTTTGGATCTTTCATTTAATAACCTTGAAGGTGAGGTGCCTGTCCAAGGAGTCTTTGCTAGGGCGAGTGGATTTTCACTGTTGGGAAATAAAAAACTTTGTGGAGGAATGCCTCAGCTGAATCTGTCCGGATGCACATCCAAGAAGTCAAGAAAGCTGAAATCTTCTACCAAGATGAAATTGATAATTGCAATTCCTTGTGGCTTTGTTGGAATTATCTTGGTCGTCTCTtcaatgcttttctttttcttgaaagagaagaaaagtagGCCAGCTTCAGGCTCCCCATGGGAGAGCACAATTCAGCGAGTAGCCTACGAAGACCTGCTTCAAGCAACCAATGGGTTCTCCCCTGCTAATTTAATTGGTGCGGGTAGTTTTGGATCTGTGTATAAGGGAATCCTCAGATCAGATGGAGCAGCTGTTGCAGTGAAGGTATTCAACCTGCTACGGGAAGGAGCATCCAAGAGTTTCATGGCGGAATGCGCAGCCTTGATAAACATCAGGCACCGAAATCTTGTAAAGGTTTTAACAGCGTGTTCTGGCATTGATTTTCAAGGTAATGACTTTAAAGCTCTAGTTTACGAGTTCATGGTGAACGGGAGTCTAGAAGAGTGGTTACATCCTGACGAGGCACACGAGAGAAGAGATTTGAGTCTCCTTCAGCGGCTGAACATCGCAATTGACGTGGCTAGTGCACTCGATTATTTACACAACCATTGCCAGATTGCCGTTGTTCATTGCGATCTGAAGCCAAGCAATGTCCTTCTTGATGGTGACATGACTGCTCGTGTTGGCGACTTTGGATTAGCGAGGCTCCTCCCACAAGCTTCCCATCAGCTCGGTTTGGATCAGACAAGCTCCATTGGTTTAAAAGGCACCATTGGCTACGCAGCCCCGG AGTATGGCCTTGGAAGCGAGGTGTCGCCTTATGGGGACGTGTACAGCTATGGCATCCTGTTATTGGAGGTGTTTACCGGAAGGAGACCTACGGATGGCTTGTTTAAAGACGGGCTGAACCTTCATAACTTTGCTAAAACGGCTTTGCCAATCTCTGTGGCCGAAGTGTTGGACCCAGTACTTGTAGCAGAAGCTGAGGAAACGAGCGGCGATGCCTCTCGTAGGATGAGCCATACTGGAAATCATATGGAGTGTCTTGCTGCTATTGTCAAGTTTGGAGTGGCTTGTTCTGCAGAATTCCCAAGAGAACGCATGGAAATTAGCAGTGTTGCAGTTGAACTGCGTCGAATCAGGCACCTTCTTCTGGGACCTCAGACTCATGGGTAG
- the LOC118060262 gene encoding stemmadenine O-acetyltransferase, whose protein sequence is MLCHTENSLPIQHFSTYLRRINGRAYTHQITLFRFSFNYICLRKKKSNFKLSARFYLYIKHHVVLAISTNKCLATRNSIRQKKSLVKMKVEVHIVSRELIKPSSPTVQNKKPHKLSLLDQLTPATYSTVIFFYHMHDVNSDDITRTRIDHCKKSLSETLNIFYPFSGRVRDNLFIDSFNEGVPYIEARVNCRMSDFLKHSEIESLNRLLPCQPFAKEDVEAPPVALQMNVFTCGGMAVAGAASHKIVDGATSKALFSTWASVTRGDCNSIKQPDLEQASLFFPPRNSIPQNHVSLMETLWFTKGNYITRRFVFSAKAIATLRAMATAGRPDAKTSRIQALTCFIWKSFMAASRAISGSPKPSILVEAVDLRSRTKPPMSYDSIGNAFWWATALVNPMGTNTELPELANMLNGVTALFDSDYTETLQGEDGFETMSEYCNQLEELFSLEKPDIFAFTCWSYFGFTKTNFGWGEPSWVGLMGKVGPAFRNLTVLIETRDRKGIEAWVTLDEERMTMLERDPEFLAFASPDPKISSL, encoded by the coding sequence atgttatgcCATACAGAGAATAGTCTACCAATACAACATTTTAGCACATATCTTAGAAGAATTAATGGCCGCGCATATACACACCAAATTACCTTGTTTcgatttagttttaattatatttgtttaaggaaaaaaaaaagtaactttAAACTGTCTGCACGCTTCTACCTCTATATAAAGCACCACGTTGTTCTGGCTATTTCAACAAATAAGTGCCTAGCCACTCGTAATTCAATTCGGCAAAAAAAGAGTcttgtgaaaatgaaggtggAAGTTCACATCGTTTCAAGAGAACTCATCAAACCATCTTCACCAACAGTTCAGAATAAGAAACCCCACAAACTCTCCCTTTTAGATCAGCTCACTCCCGCAACTTATTCAACAGTTATTTTCTTCTACCACATGCACGATGTCAATTCCGATGATATCACAAGAACCAGAATTGATCACTGCAAGAAATCTCTCTCAGAGACCCTCAACATCTTCTACCCTTTCTCTGGAAGGGTAAGGGATAACCTTTTCATTGATTCTTTCAACGAAGGTGTTCCGTACATTGAAGCCCGAGTTAATTGCCGCATGTCCGATTTCTTGAAACACAGTGAAATTGAGTCGTTGAATCGCTTGCTTCCATGCCAACCCTTTGCAAAGGAAGATGTGGAAGCACCTCCAGTAGCACTTCAAATGAACGTGTTTACTTGTGGAGGAATGGCAGTAGCCGGTGCTGCTTCGCACAAGATCGTGGATGGAGCAACAAGCAAGGCTCTCTTCTCGACCTGGGCATCTGTAACTCGAGGAGATTGCAATAGTATTAAACAACCTGATCTCGAACAGGCATCCCTCTTCTTTCCACCAAGAAATTCAATTCCACAGAACCATGTATCTCTAATGGAAACCTTGTGGTTCACAAAAGGAAATTACATTACAAGAAGATTTGTATTTAGTGCCAAAGCGATAGCCACGTTAAGGGCTATGGCCACAGCTGGCAGGCCCGACGCAAAGACATCAAGAATTCAAGCGTTGACATGTTTCATCTGGAAATCTTTTATGGCTGCTTCAAGGGCAATATCAGGTTCACCAAAACCATCCATTTTGGTTGAAGCAGTCGATCTCCGGTCTCGAACAAAGCCGCCCATGTCTTATGATTCCATTGGGAATGCCTTTTGGTGGGCAACAGCGCTTGTTAACCCCATGGGAACAAATACAGAGTTGCCTGAATTAGCAAACATGTTGAATGGGGTCACTGCACTCTTTGATAGTGATTACACAGAAACTCTTCAAGGTGAGGATGGGTTTGAAACCATGTCTGAATACTGCAATCAGCTAGAAGAGTTATTTTCTCTCGAAAAGCCGGACATATTTGCATTTACTTGCTGGTCTTATTTTGGTTTCACTAAGACCAACTTTGGATGGGGAGAGCCCTCTTGGGTCGGTCTCATGGGAAAAGTTGGCCCTGCATTCAGAAATCTCACTGTTCTTATTGAAACCAGAGATAGAAAAGGGATCGAGGCATGGGTCACCTTGGATGAGGAAAGAATGACCATGCTGGAACGTGATCCTGAATTCCTGGCTTTTGCATCTCCAGATCCCAAGATTTCAAGCCTGTGA